The following proteins are encoded in a genomic region of Sulfurimonas sp. HSL3-7:
- a CDS encoding cache domain-containing protein, which translates to MNLKAFRERWTLRLIIITPLASLAILTVVITSFYIEKLSYYFKENAERYLNEYVAGEQRQGEALVKDISILANDNFEHLEESVKKELDDRLALAHKTALFIYNKYQGRLSDEAIKERIIDALSSMQWYGKKNYVWITDYEGNNILSGSQELKMQNLLAHTDADGRAIILEEIQIARKYGEGYLKTRFTEGSSLQMIKVIDFKHFNWFFGSGIHLDHAMEEKKTELLHLLQTAPKGRAGYIALFEDKQPVYISEKDEKELSSALLVKMQQRLKEENGWVELPQENALIYVHYFKPFDWHIVYGFRKAFFNAVLQDQQVKMNKEVEEEIRFITYASVFIALLVGILTFIVSRHIIAIIRNYKTELESRELQLRELNASLQERVREEVHAHREKEKMLIQQSKMAAMGDMISMIAHQWRQPLNQISYVLMNIEAAYEYKELTPQYMDDKVKEGTKILEYMSHTIDDFKNFFKPDKERTEEQISEIVDHTIGLIKKSLESQKIALEIKVRKDTSLLVYRNELMQVLLNILTNAKDALSESCPSEPKIEILVDADERAVCIEICDNGGGIDQTVMDKIFEPYFSTKGAKSGTGLGLYMSKTIVEEHLNGKIRVYNTDIGVCFELRLNKPTNV; encoded by the coding sequence ATGAATCTTAAGGCTTTTCGCGAGCGGTGGACGCTGCGTCTGATTATTATTACCCCGCTGGCCTCTTTGGCCATCTTGACGGTGGTCATCACCTCGTTTTACATCGAAAAACTCAGTTACTATTTTAAAGAGAACGCCGAGCGCTATCTGAACGAGTATGTCGCCGGCGAACAGCGTCAGGGTGAAGCCCTGGTCAAAGATATCAGCATCCTTGCAAACGACAATTTCGAGCATTTGGAAGAGAGCGTCAAAAAAGAGCTGGACGACCGATTGGCACTGGCGCATAAGACGGCACTCTTTATCTATAACAAATATCAGGGCAGACTCTCCGACGAAGCGATCAAAGAGCGTATAATCGATGCTTTGAGCAGTATGCAGTGGTACGGTAAGAAAAACTATGTCTGGATCACCGACTATGAAGGCAACAATATCCTCTCCGGCAGCCAAGAGTTGAAGATGCAAAACCTGCTGGCCCATACCGATGCCGACGGCAGGGCGATTATCCTTGAAGAGATACAGATCGCACGGAAGTACGGGGAGGGGTACCTCAAAACCCGTTTCACCGAAGGTTCGTCGCTGCAGATGATCAAAGTGATTGATTTTAAACATTTTAACTGGTTCTTCGGCAGCGGCATCCATCTTGATCATGCGATGGAAGAGAAAAAAACGGAACTTCTCCACCTGCTCCAAACGGCACCGAAGGGGAGAGCGGGTTATATCGCACTTTTTGAGGATAAACAGCCGGTCTACATCTCAGAAAAAGATGAAAAAGAGCTCTCTTCAGCCCTTCTGGTGAAGATGCAGCAGCGTCTGAAAGAGGAGAACGGCTGGGTTGAACTGCCGCAGGAGAATGCCCTTATCTATGTCCACTATTTCAAACCGTTTGACTGGCATATTGTCTATGGGTTCAGAAAGGCTTTTTTCAACGCTGTTCTACAAGATCAGCAGGTCAAAATGAATAAAGAGGTCGAGGAGGAGATCCGGTTTATTACCTATGCTTCGGTCTTTATTGCGCTGCTGGTCGGGATCTTGACTTTTATCGTTTCACGGCACATTATCGCGATCATCCGCAACTATAAGACGGAACTCGAAAGCCGTGAACTGCAGCTGCGTGAACTTAATGCCTCATTGCAGGAACGGGTCAGAGAGGAGGTCCATGCCCACAGGGAAAAAGAGAAGATGTTGATCCAGCAGTCGAAGATGGCGGCAATGGGCGATATGATCTCGATGATCGCCCATCAGTGGCGCCAGCCGCTCAACCAGATCTCCTATGTTCTGATGAATATCGAAGCGGCCTACGAATACAAAGAGCTGACACCGCAGTATATGGATGATAAGGTCAAAGAGGGGACAAAAATCCTCGAGTACATGTCGCATACGATCGATGATTTTAAAAACTTTTTCAAACCCGACAAAGAGCGCACCGAAGAGCAGATCAGCGAAATAGTGGACCATACCATCGGATTGATCAAAAAAAGTCTTGAATCGCAGAAGATCGCGTTGGAGATTAAGGTGAGAAAGGATACCTCTTTACTGGTTTACCGCAATGAACTGATGCAGGTACTGCTGAATATACTGACCAATGCGAAAGATGCTCTTTCCGAGAGCTGTCCGAGCGAACCGAAGATAGAGATATTGGTCGATGCAGATGAACGAGCGGTCTGCATCGAGATATGTGATAACGGCGGCGGCATCGATCAAACCGTAATGGATAAGATATTTGAGCCCTATTTCTCGACGAAAGGGGCAAAAAGCGGAACAGGTCTGGGACTCTATATGTCAAAGACGATTGTTGAGGAACATCTTAACGGAAAGATCAGGGTCTATAATACTGATATAGGGGTCTGTTTTGAACTTAGACTCAACAAGCCGACAAATGTTTAG
- a CDS encoding response regulator: protein MQKKLLKDLRILYVEDEEDVRRNAVEYLNRIAKEVLEAKDGKEAIAIWRDKKPDIIITDINMPKLNGLDMTRYIRSKDQDVQIIIATAYTDTDYLMNAVELNLVKYLVKPITKEKLLDALSQSVEKIRDISKFSLALSESCSYNAYSQFIECDDEQIKLTKNEILFMDLLAHHHNRTLTYQEIEDAIWPYEGMSQDAIRSLVRGLRKKVPEGTIKNISGVGYKLNIHEA, encoded by the coding sequence ATGCAAAAGAAGTTGCTCAAGGACCTCAGGATTCTCTATGTCGAAGACGAAGAAGATGTCCGACGGAATGCAGTCGAATATCTCAATCGCATCGCAAAAGAGGTACTGGAGGCCAAAGACGGCAAAGAGGCCATTGCCATCTGGCGTGACAAAAAGCCCGACATCATCATCACCGATATCAACATGCCGAAGCTAAACGGTCTTGATATGACACGGTATATACGCTCAAAAGATCAGGATGTCCAGATCATCATCGCAACGGCCTACACCGATACAGACTATCTGATGAATGCGGTCGAGCTTAATCTTGTCAAATACCTGGTCAAGCCGATTACCAAAGAGAAGCTGCTGGATGCACTGAGCCAATCAGTAGAGAAGATCCGGGATATAAGCAAGTTCTCCCTTGCACTCTCGGAATCCTGCAGCTATAACGCCTACTCTCAGTTTATAGAGTGCGATGATGAACAGATCAAGCTGACCAAAAACGAGATCCTCTTTATGGACCTGCTTGCCCACCACCATAACCGTACGCTCACCTACCAGGAGATCGAAGATGCCATCTGGCCCTATGAAGGGATGAGTCAGGACGCCATCCGTTCACTTGTAAGAGGTTTGCGCAAAAAAGTCCCGGAAGGGACCATTAAAAACATTTCCGGCGTAGGGTACAAACTCAATATCCATGAGGCCTAA
- a CDS encoding tetratricopeptide repeat protein, whose protein sequence is MKTSIQKFTESIIPVILLLCGIFFLLVFVEYRASQEAEHTTMIYVSLQNPAEAVPENESSTLYEDDYSEDPRILQAQELIADGQFEKAEAVYFSVLAKEPSPQIHNWLGTLYMKQELYDKAVVSFSNALHLNSRYYKARYNRALAYSALDEEQQAISDYQAVIQDFDEHVKSHFNLGLLYYRQKEYRNAIDEFKRTIALGSGDTKVKAQYLLGRSYTRLLPLQTELAVKAFNEAIRLKPDHIASRLALVELAYPKNEEGHNKRLEALEVMLKLEPDNVAIYRDVSEVYLALGKPALALKTLQKALLHEPSNMDLQFEVAEGLMRLSQVQAAIAQVQEILTIEPESTKAYFLLGRLHYVHGDFEASRLAYNKLQTLKPEGSPELWYNLGLLYTKMQRYDEAEVSYRNALRMRNNYPESHYNLGLIALKQKKYTEAIGYFDQAVKLRPAYYQAYYNLGIVYARLGREQKTIDAYKKVLQIKPDYVTARLNLAVRYAKIKAYAKAQQIYEEVLAKDDSYFTAWLNLGLVHYQQKQYRQSLEALEKAVALDPENAKAYRALAKSYSASRMHNKANTILRELLDKNPSDVKTRLAYARSYYRARKRNTALREYNKVLKLDPDNTVAKKMIKKIKIKKRKTSVSKQSI, encoded by the coding sequence GTGAAGACGAGTATACAGAAGTTTACCGAAAGTATTATCCCCGTCATACTTCTGCTTTGCGGTATTTTTTTTCTCCTGGTTTTTGTTGAATACCGGGCAAGTCAGGAGGCTGAACACACCACGATGATCTATGTCTCGCTGCAGAACCCGGCGGAAGCGGTGCCGGAGAACGAGAGCAGCACCCTCTACGAAGATGATTACAGTGAAGACCCCCGTATCTTACAGGCACAGGAGCTGATCGCAGACGGTCAGTTTGAAAAAGCGGAGGCCGTCTACTTCAGTGTTCTGGCAAAAGAGCCCTCCCCGCAGATCCACAACTGGCTGGGAACGCTCTACATGAAACAGGAGCTCTACGACAAGGCGGTGGTCTCGTTCTCCAATGCTTTGCATCTTAATAGCCGCTACTACAAGGCCCGCTACAACCGGGCTTTGGCCTATAGCGCCCTGGACGAAGAACAACAGGCGATCAGCGACTACCAGGCGGTTATCCAGGATTTCGACGAGCACGTCAAAAGCCATTTCAACCTGGGACTGCTCTACTACAGGCAAAAAGAGTACCGTAACGCCATTGATGAATTTAAGCGGACGATAGCACTCGGCAGCGGCGATACAAAAGTAAAAGCGCAATATCTTTTGGGCCGATCGTATACCCGGCTCCTCCCCTTACAGACGGAACTGGCAGTAAAAGCATTCAACGAAGCGATCCGTCTCAAGCCCGACCATATCGCCTCGCGTCTGGCACTGGTGGAGTTGGCCTACCCGAAAAATGAAGAGGGGCACAATAAGAGACTCGAAGCGCTTGAGGTGATGCTGAAGCTTGAACCGGACAACGTTGCGATCTATCGGGATGTCTCCGAGGTCTACCTTGCACTCGGCAAACCTGCTCTCGCGCTTAAAACGCTGCAAAAAGCGCTGCTGCATGAGCCCAGCAATATGGATCTGCAGTTTGAGGTGGCCGAAGGGCTGATGCGCCTGTCGCAAGTGCAGGCGGCTATTGCACAGGTCCAGGAGATCTTGACCATAGAGCCGGAAAGTACAAAAGCCTACTTTTTACTGGGGCGTCTTCATTACGTGCATGGTGATTTTGAGGCATCCCGCCTTGCGTATAACAAGCTTCAGACACTGAAACCGGAGGGCTCGCCTGAGCTTTGGTATAACCTCGGCCTGCTTTATACGAAGATGCAGCGTTACGACGAGGCGGAAGTATCGTATCGAAACGCACTGCGCATGCGCAACAATTACCCTGAGAGCCATTACAACCTGGGTCTTATTGCGCTGAAACAGAAAAAATATACGGAGGCGATCGGCTATTTTGATCAGGCCGTCAAACTGCGTCCGGCGTACTACCAGGCCTATTACAACCTTGGGATCGTCTACGCCAGGCTAGGCCGGGAGCAAAAGACGATCGATGCCTATAAAAAAGTACTGCAGATCAAACCGGATTATGTGACGGCCAGGCTGAACCTCGCTGTCCGTTACGCAAAAATAAAAGCTTATGCCAAAGCGCAGCAGATCTATGAAGAGGTACTGGCAAAGGACGACAGCTATTTCACTGCCTGGCTGAACCTCGGTCTGGTCCACTATCAACAGAAGCAGTACAGGCAGTCACTCGAAGCATTGGAAAAGGCAGTAGCGCTTGACCCCGAAAATGCGAAAGCGTACCGGGCCCTGGCAAAGAGCTACAGTGCATCGAGGATGCATAATAAAGCGAATACCATCTTGCGCGAGCTGCTAGACAAGAACCCTTCCGATGTTAAGACACGGTTGGCGTATGCCCGTTCGTACTACCGCGCCAGAAAGCGCAATACCGCTTTGCGGGAGTACAACAAGGTTTTGAAACTGGACCCGGACAATACAGTCGCGAAGAAGATGATCAAAAAAATTAAAATCAAAAAAAGGAAAACAAGTGTATCGAAACAGAGTATTTAA
- a CDS encoding tetratricopeptide repeat protein codes for MRNRTVQKITESVIPVILLLSGIFFILLFVQYRAGQDAEQAHHIHITAETSTEEASRNGMNNVMEVDFSDDARILKAEALIKKGMLAEAESIYFRILAKEPSAQIHNWLGMLYLKEEKYNKAVVSFTNALKFNRRYYRARYNRAIAYSALEEFDKAASDYKEVIRTVDAHAKSHFNLGLLYYKQNDYMSAIDEFERTVELSSGDIKVKALYMLGKSYTKLSEPKREEAEAAFTAAIRLKPNHVASRLALIDLQYPEDEEGYKSRLEQLERLAALEADNIDVYRAMANVYLAQNKESRALRSLQEGLLHEPDNVALQFEVIELLMALKKESEAIASLEKILTVDPSNTRAYFLLGQLYYLQGSYDASLEAYNKMLAIKKEGSVELWNNLGLLYAKMERFEEAKKAYMRALKLSSSDPQAYYNLGLLALGQGDRNKAQHYFEETIRLRPDYPEAYRNLAQLFTEQKQYAKAVDTYLKVLEYIPDSSQVKLDLAVCYTKLKAYDKAQAIYEEIIEKDSSYFTAWFNVGLVYYRQKEYERSREALEKAVALEPEDANAFRALAKTYRALSQHGKAIEILKKLLEQNPSDIEIRLDYARSYYRAKMRDIALSEYKKVLSLDPENSTAKRMIEKIEGKNGAN; via the coding sequence ATGAGAAACAGGACTGTTCAGAAGATTACTGAAAGTGTCATTCCCGTCATTCTGCTCTTAAGTGGGATATTCTTTATACTGCTCTTTGTCCAGTACCGTGCAGGGCAGGACGCCGAGCAGGCGCACCATATCCATATCACGGCGGAGACCTCTACGGAGGAGGCTTCGAGAAACGGGATGAACAACGTCATGGAAGTGGACTTCAGTGACGACGCTCGTATCCTGAAAGCCGAAGCATTGATAAAGAAGGGAATGCTGGCAGAAGCGGAAAGTATCTATTTCCGTATTTTGGCGAAAGAGCCTTCTGCACAGATCCACAACTGGCTGGGCATGCTCTACCTGAAAGAGGAGAAATACAACAAGGCAGTCGTCTCGTTTACCAATGCCCTCAAGTTTAACAGACGCTATTACCGTGCCCGTTACAACAGGGCCATCGCATACAGTGCGCTGGAAGAGTTCGACAAGGCCGCTTCGGATTACAAAGAGGTGATCCGCACCGTAGATGCCCATGCAAAGAGTCATTTCAACCTGGGCCTTCTTTACTATAAACAGAACGATTACATGTCTGCTATAGATGAGTTTGAGAGAACAGTCGAATTGAGCAGCGGTGATATAAAGGTCAAAGCGCTTTACATGCTCGGTAAAAGCTATACCAAACTCTCTGAGCCGAAAAGAGAGGAGGCGGAAGCCGCTTTTACAGCGGCGATCCGGCTGAAACCTAATCATGTTGCTTCGCGTCTGGCCCTGATCGATCTGCAGTATCCGGAAGATGAAGAGGGGTACAAGAGCCGGCTGGAACAGCTGGAGCGGCTGGCCGCTCTCGAAGCTGACAATATTGACGTCTATCGTGCCATGGCCAATGTCTATCTGGCACAAAATAAAGAATCACGGGCTTTAAGAAGCCTGCAGGAAGGGCTGCTGCACGAGCCGGATAATGTAGCACTTCAATTTGAGGTGATAGAACTTCTGATGGCATTGAAAAAAGAGAGCGAAGCAATCGCAAGCCTGGAGAAGATACTGACGGTTGACCCCTCCAATACAAGAGCCTACTTTTTACTGGGTCAACTCTACTATCTTCAGGGCAGCTACGATGCTTCGCTGGAGGCGTACAACAAGATGCTGGCGATAAAAAAAGAGGGCTCGGTCGAACTCTGGAACAACCTGGGGCTGCTCTATGCAAAGATGGAACGTTTTGAAGAGGCTAAAAAGGCCTATATGCGAGCTCTGAAACTCAGTAGCAGCGATCCGCAGGCCTATTACAATCTCGGTCTTTTGGCGTTAGGACAAGGAGACCGTAATAAGGCACAACACTATTTTGAAGAGACGATCCGTCTGCGCCCCGACTATCCTGAGGCATATCGCAACCTTGCACAGCTCTTTACCGAGCAGAAGCAGTATGCCAAAGCGGTCGATACCTATTTGAAAGTGCTTGAATATATTCCTGATTCGTCTCAGGTCAAGCTTGATCTTGCGGTCTGCTATACAAAATTAAAGGCGTACGACAAGGCACAGGCGATCTATGAAGAGATCATAGAGAAAGACAGCAGCTATTTTACGGCGTGGTTCAATGTCGGTTTAGTCTACTACCGCCAAAAAGAGTATGAGCGTTCGAGAGAAGCGCTTGAGAAGGCCGTGGCTTTGGAACCGGAAGATGCAAATGCATTCCGTGCTTTGGCAAAAACCTACAGGGCATTGTCTCAGCACGGTAAAGCGATTGAAATTTTAAAGAAGCTGCTCGAGCAGAATCCTTCCGACATTGAAATACGTCTGGATTACGCGAGGTCATATTACAGGGCAAAGATGAGGGACATAGCCTTGAGCGAATACAAAAAAGTGTTGAGCCTGGACCCTGAAAACAGTACCGCAAAAAGGATGATAGAAAAGATTGAGGGGAAAAATGGGGCAAATTAG
- a CDS encoding DUF1294 domain-containing protein: MIGIVTFGLLFFLFRYRLHFVVLWAYLFSVNIVGFSMYALDKLAAKGSWLRVPESLLQLLALLGATPAAVAAQQLFWHKTTKRSFQVLFWLIVLLQIIVIYLAIFTDLLQSIF; the protein is encoded by the coding sequence TTGATCGGCATTGTGACGTTCGGCCTTCTTTTTTTCCTCTTTCGTTACCGTCTGCACTTTGTCGTACTGTGGGCGTACCTTTTCAGTGTCAACATCGTGGGCTTCAGTATGTATGCCCTCGATAAACTGGCAGCAAAGGGATCATGGCTGCGGGTGCCCGAAAGCCTGCTTCAGCTTTTGGCACTTTTGGGTGCGACACCCGCGGCTGTTGCTGCGCAGCAGCTTTTTTGGCACAAGACGACAAAACGCAGTTTTCAGGTGCTGTTCTGGCTGATTGTTTTGCTTCAGATAATTGTGATCTATTTGGCGATTTTTACGGACCTTTTGCAAAGTATCTTTTAG
- a CDS encoding 7TM domain-containing protein: MRSGVKTPSYIYRFTLFILLFATFSLMGYKLFVLEYELADLIPTVGYDVEVNMQVSGHGDKMSISTYLPIGTAHQNISDERSAPDIFTTQITVDGLNRIASWQAPAVSGTHIIRYNYFVEAEHVIYDIDRDVPISEKLPDYLQPYLAPQEGIQVNDPLIEQTLHELFGEQKPDTYEALRTIHHYLQNEFQTRNFSGFTDALTALKLKEASCNGKSRLFVALTRKLGLPSRLVGGLILNQGSKKTSHQWVEVYVRGHWIPFDTINNYFAEIPKNYLRLYYGDKVLFKHTTNINFQYMFHITKKLVPRKEMKEAMYASPLNAYNMYKIFESIGISQNLLKIILMIPLGALVIVIFRNVIGIETFGTFLPALIATAARETGLMWGLIAFLAIIMVSAMIRRFLDYLQLLHSPKMAIMLTVVVISMLLTTMVAVQTSYLDLAHVSLFPIAILAITAERFAIIQEEQGFLKALRISFFTAVVITAAYAVMSSLFMQSLFIAFPELLFFLIVLNLWLGKWVGMRLSEFIRFRKLIFKAKS, translated from the coding sequence ATGCGTTCAGGCGTGAAAACCCCAAGTTATATCTACCGATTTACACTCTTTATACTCCTTTTTGCGACCTTTTCTTTGATGGGGTACAAACTCTTCGTGCTTGAGTATGAGCTTGCCGATCTGATACCGACGGTGGGTTACGATGTGGAGGTGAACATGCAGGTCAGCGGTCACGGCGATAAAATGTCCATCTCGACCTATCTGCCAATCGGTACTGCGCATCAGAATATTTCCGATGAGAGAAGTGCGCCGGATATCTTCACGACGCAGATCACTGTTGATGGACTCAACCGCATCGCTTCCTGGCAGGCACCTGCCGTTTCGGGTACGCATATCATCCGTTACAACTACTTTGTAGAGGCAGAACATGTCATCTACGACATTGATAGAGATGTCCCTATTTCGGAGAAACTGCCCGATTATCTTCAGCCTTATCTCGCACCGCAAGAGGGCATCCAGGTGAATGATCCTCTGATCGAGCAGACGCTTCATGAACTTTTCGGCGAGCAGAAGCCTGACACCTATGAAGCACTGCGGACTATTCACCACTATCTTCAAAACGAGTTTCAGACCCGAAACTTTTCGGGTTTTACCGATGCTTTGACCGCCCTGAAACTTAAAGAGGCCAGCTGTAACGGCAAAAGCCGGCTCTTTGTCGCATTGACGCGCAAGTTGGGGCTGCCCTCTCGTCTTGTCGGGGGGCTGATTCTGAATCAGGGGAGTAAAAAGACCTCGCACCAGTGGGTTGAGGTCTATGTCCGCGGCCACTGGATACCGTTCGATACGATCAACAACTATTTTGCGGAGATCCCCAAGAACTACCTCAGACTTTACTACGGCGATAAGGTGCTTTTTAAGCATACGACCAATATCAACTTTCAGTACATGTTCCACATCACCAAAAAACTGGTGCCGAGAAAAGAGATGAAAGAGGCGATGTACGCTTCACCGCTCAATGCCTACAATATGTACAAGATCTTTGAAAGCATCGGTATCTCGCAAAACCTGCTCAAGATCATTTTGATGATTCCGCTCGGTGCTCTGGTCATTGTCATTTTCAGAAACGTCATCGGCATTGAGACCTTTGGTACTTTCCTGCCGGCGTTGATTGCGACAGCAGCGCGAGAAACCGGTCTGATGTGGGGTCTAATCGCATTTTTGGCGATCATTATGGTCTCAGCCATGATTCGAAGATTTCTCGATTACCTGCAGCTGCTTCACTCGCCGAAGATGGCGATCATGCTCACCGTCGTCGTCATCTCGATGCTGCTGACGACGATGGTAGCCGTCCAAACCTCTTACCTGGATCTGGCCCACGTCTCGTTATTTCCGATCGCCATTCTGGCAATCACGGCGGAACGTTTTGCGATCATTCAGGAGGAGCAAGGGTTTCTGAAAGCCCTGCGTATCTCATTTTTTACGGCTGTTGTGATCACGGCTGCCTATGCGGTAATGAGTTCGCTTTTCATGCAGAGTCTCTTTATCGCTTTTCCGGAACTGCTCTTCTTTCTGATCGTGCTGAATCTCTGGCTGGGTAAATGGGTCGGGATGCGCCTTTCGGAGTTTATCCGTTTCCGTAAACTAATCTTCAAGGCAAAATCATGA
- a CDS encoding sugar-transfer associated ATP-grasp domain-containing protein, with protein sequence MMNLKRLYTALKTDIKKADSVLGMNRRNLGYVYPSNPRKYFEFANNKLLTKKTLEAAELSVPETFLSVSYFYELTEMEEKLRRLKSFVIKPSSGSGGSGIVVISDYQEGDWLSVSGKTYTFADLKKHIADIIFGVYSFGLNDTAIIEERVVQNSLISELSPQGLADIRVINYKGSNIKAMLRIATIASDGRANLHQGGVGVAIDLESGKTFSAQVHGENITHHPDTGIALLGVTIPSWDALLRLSEAAAKAIPLGYLGIDIALSESGPVILEVNARPGIEIQNICGEGMRELLCTIDAGKSI encoded by the coding sequence ATGATGAACCTAAAACGATTGTACACTGCCCTTAAAACGGACATAAAAAAAGCAGACAGTGTATTGGGGATGAACAGGCGCAATCTGGGGTATGTCTATCCCAGCAATCCGCGAAAATATTTTGAATTCGCAAATAACAAGCTGCTGACGAAAAAGACCCTGGAGGCTGCTGAACTGAGTGTTCCTGAGACATTTCTTTCCGTCAGCTATTTTTATGAGCTGACAGAGATGGAAGAGAAGTTGCGCCGGCTGAAGAGTTTTGTCATCAAACCCTCTTCGGGCAGCGGGGGCAGCGGTATCGTCGTGATCAGCGACTATCAGGAGGGTGACTGGCTCTCAGTCAGCGGCAAGACCTATACCTTTGCCGATCTAAAAAAACATATTGCCGATATCATCTTCGGCGTCTACTCTTTCGGGCTTAACGACACCGCGATCATTGAAGAACGGGTCGTTCAGAACAGCCTGATCTCCGAATTGAGTCCGCAGGGCCTGGCGGACATCAGGGTGATCAACTACAAAGGGAGCAATATCAAAGCGATGCTCCGCATTGCGACGATTGCCTCTGATGGACGGGCCAATCTGCACCAGGGGGGCGTCGGCGTCGCGATTGACCTTGAGAGCGGCAAGACATTTTCTGCCCAGGTGCATGGCGAAAATATTACACACCATCCTGACACCGGTATTGCGCTCTTGGGTGTGACAATCCCCTCCTGGGATGCGCTTCTGCGATTGAGTGAAGCGGCTGCCAAGGCCATTCCGCTTGGTTACCTGGGTATAGACATCGCACTCAGCGAGAGCGGCCCGGTTATTTTGGAAGTGAATGCACGGCCGGGGATAGAGATCCAGAATATCTGCGGGGAAGGGATGCGCGAGCTTCTCTGTACAATCGATGCCGGGAAAAGTATATGA
- a CDS encoding 7TM domain-containing protein gives MRKGVRSSSYLYTSALLLLVATTFFVMSYKLFFLDYRFADLIPTVGYDVEVNLQVSGHGDAISLSTYLPVSSTHQSISDERSAPDLFTTEIAVEGLNRIVSWKAPSVSGTHIIRYSYFVEPEHSIYLLEKGMPIQKVPAYLQRYLEPEEGIQVNDPLIEETIHRLFGDKKPKTYEALRTIHDYLQNEFENRNFSGYTDALTALKLQEASCNGKSRLFVALTRRLGLPSRLVGGLILHQGSKKTSHQWVEVYVLGHWIPFDTVNNNFAEIPKNYLRLYYGDKVLFKHSPNVNFQYMFHVTKKLVPRKELKAAMYASPLNAFNLYKIFESIGISQNLLKIILMIPLGALVVVIFRNVIGLETFGTFLPALIATAARETGLWWGLLGFMFIILLAAGVRKVLDHMQLLHSPKMAIMLTIVVIAMLLMTIFAVQSSLFDLAHISLFPIAILAITAERFAIVHEEQGLVKALRISFFTLIVIIAAYVVMSSLFMQSLIIAFPELLLFLIVLNLWLGKWVGMRLSEFIRFRKLLFKERL, from the coding sequence ATGCGTAAAGGTGTAAGGTCATCTAGCTATCTTTATACGTCAGCCCTACTGCTGCTCGTAGCTACCACTTTTTTTGTAATGAGCTACAAGCTCTTTTTTCTCGACTATAGATTTGCTGACCTGATACCGACGGTTGGTTACGATGTCGAGGTCAATCTGCAGGTCAGCGGTCATGGTGATGCGATCTCACTCTCTACCTATCTGCCCGTCAGCTCAACGCATCAAAGCATTTCCGATGAGAGAAGTGCCCCGGACCTCTTTACGACAGAGATCGCTGTGGAGGGGCTTAATCGAATTGTCTCGTGGAAGGCGCCTTCTGTATCAGGGACGCATATCATCCGTTACAGCTACTTTGTGGAACCAGAGCATTCCATATATCTGCTTGAGAAGGGGATGCCGATACAGAAGGTTCCTGCCTATCTGCAGAGGTATCTGGAACCAGAAGAGGGTATTCAAGTCAACGACCCTTTGATTGAAGAGACTATTCATCGACTTTTCGGCGATAAGAAGCCCAAAACCTATGAAGCACTGCGCACCATACATGACTATCTCCAAAACGAGTTTGAGAACCGCAACTTTTCAGGTTATACCGATGCGCTGACTGCCTTGAAACTGCAGGAAGCAAGCTGTAACGGCAAGAGCCGTCTCTTTGTCGCACTGACGCGCAGGCTTGGTCTCCCTTCGCGTCTGGTCGGGGGTCTGATCCTGCATCAGGGGAGTAAAAAGACCTCTCACCAGTGGGTCGAGGTCTATGTGCTCGGCCATTGGATCCCTTTCGATACTGTCAACAACAACTTTGCGGAGATTCCCAAAAACTACCTTCGTCTCTATTACGGCGACAAGGTACTTTTTAAACACAGCCCCAATGTCAATTTTCAATACATGTTTCATGTCACTAAAAAACTGGTGCCCCGAAAAGAGCTTAAAGCAGCGATGTACGCTTCACCGCTGAATGCCTTTAATTTGTACAAGATCTTTGAGAGCATCGGTATCTCGCAAAACCTTCTTAAGATCATCCTGATGATCCCGCTCGGCGCACTGGTCGTTGTTATCTTCAGAAATGTCATCGGGCTGGAGACCTTCGGGACCTTTCTGCCGGCACTGATTGCCACGGCGGCACGTGAAACAGGGCTGTGGTGGGGTCTTCTCGGCTTTATGTTCATTATTTTACTCGCGGCAGGGGTACGGAAGGTGCTCGACCATATGCAGCTGCTGCATTCGCCAAAAATGGCGATCATGCTGACGATCGTCGTCATTGCGATGTTGCTTATGACCATTTTCGCGGTGCAGTCATCGCTTTTTGACCTGGCACACATCTCTCTCTTCCCGATCGCGATCCTGGCGATCACGGCGGAACGTTTTGCTATCGTACACGAGGAGCAGGGGCTCGTCAAAGCCCTCCGCATCTCTTTTTTCACGCTGATCGTGATTATCGCCGCCTATGTTGTGATGAGTTCGCTCTTTATGCAAAGCCTGATCATCGCCTTCCCGGAACTGCTGCTCTTTTTGATCGTACTGAACCTCTGGCTGGGTAAGTGGGTCGGTATGCGTCTTTCGGAATTTATCCGGTTTCGGAAGTTGCTCTTCAAGGAACGGTTGTGA